In Zea mays cultivar B73 chromosome 7, Zm-B73-REFERENCE-NAM-5.0, whole genome shotgun sequence, the following proteins share a genomic window:
- the LOC100383444 gene encoding uncharacterized LOC100383444 yields the protein MAAAATFGFLHPLIRKPLVPPLYILPLPTQPHAKTHPRSLPLLFLLPRRRRGGPIAALPNTTSSSTNASASPTYDVREAEAAVADLLREGGASADDAAAIAARAPAYAAMLADGVRELDELGLWASWSSGASARLGLSGVVEMEMGRLGFRRKVYLMGRSRPDHDVVPLLESLGVRLSSAKLIAPYVASAGLTVLIDRVKFLKEMLFSSSDYAILIGRNAKRMMTYLSIPADDALQSTLSFFEKMEARYGGVSMLGHGDMSFPYLIESFPMLLLCSEDNHLEPLVDFLEHIGIPKPKIASVLLLFPPIILSDVENDIKPRIREWEKAGIEHDYITRMLLKYPWILSTSVIENYSKMLLFFNQKGISSTVLAIAVKSWPHILGSSSKRMNSVLELFRVLGISKKMVVPVITSSPQLLLRKPDQFMQNVLFFREMGVDKKTTGKILCRSPEIFASNVDNTLKKKIDFLINFGVSKHHLPRIIRKYPELLLLDLNCTLLPRINYLLEMGLSKKDLCSMISRFSPLLGYSIELVMKPKLEFLLRTMKKPLKAVVEYPRYFSYSLEGKIKPRFWLLQSRNIDCTLTEMLAKNDELFAEEYLELGGLLEKPVQSSIGG from the exons atggccgccgccgccaCTTTCGGCTTCCTCCACCCTCTAATCCGGAAACCTTTAGTTCCACCACTGTACATCCTCCCGCTTCCCACCCAACCCCACGCCAAAACGCACCCTCGCTCTCTCCCCCTCCTCTTCCTCCtcccgcgccgccgccggggaggccccATCGCTGCCTTACCCAACACCACATCTTCGTCCACGAATGCCTCTGCCTCGCCCACCTACGACGTCCGGGAGGCAGAGGCCGCCGTCGCGGATCTCCTCCGCGAGGGCGGCGCCTCCGCGGACGACGCCGCCGCCATCGCCGCGCGCGCGCCGGCCTACGCCGCTATGCTCGCCGATGGCGTCCGCGAGCTGGACGAGCTTGGCCTCTGGGCGTCGTGGAGCTCCGGTGCCAGTGCTCGGCTGGGCCTCAGCGGTGTCGTCGAGATGGAGATGGGGAGGCTCGGTTTTAGGAGGAAGGTGTATCTCATGGGACGGAGCAGGCCTGACCACGACGTGGTGCCGCTCCTCGAGAGCTTGGGAGTGCGTCTCTCCTCGGCCAAGCTCATCGCGCCTTACGTCGCTTCTGCGGGCCTTACTGTGCTGATTGATAGG GTTAAGTTTTTGAAGGAAATGTTATTTTCAAGCAGTGATTATGCAATACTAATTGGAAGGAATGCTAAGCGCATGATGACATACTTATCAATACCTGCAGATGATGCACTCCAAAGTACTTTATCTTTTTTTGAAAAA ATGGAGGCTAGATATGGCGGTGTTAGCATGTTGGGACATGGAGACATGTCATTTCCTTACCTCATTGAATCATTTCCAATGCTTCTTCTCTGCTCAGAAGATAATCATCTCGAGCCGTTAGTTGATTTTCTCGAGCACATTGGAATTCCAAAGCCAAAGATTGCATCAGTTTTGCTGCTATTTCCTCCTATCATTCTTTCTGATGTTGAAAATGATATTAAGCCTAGAATTCGTGAATGGGAGAAG GCTGGCATTGAACACGACTATATTACTAGGATGTTGTTGAAGTATCCATGGATTCTTTCAACGAGTGTGATAGAGAACTACAGTAAAATGTTGTTGTTTTTCAACCAAAAAGGG ATTTCCAGTACAGTCCTCGCTATTGCTGTGAAAAGTTGGCCACATATTCTTGGCTCCTCTTCAAAAAGAATGAATTCAGTTTTGGAGCTGTTTCGTGTTCTGGGCATCAGTAAAAAAATGGTGGTTCCAGTCATTACATCAAGTCCACAGTTATTACTGAGAAAACCTGATCAGTTTATGCAG AATGTTTTGTTTTTTAGAGAAATGGGTGTTGATAAGAAAACAACAGGAAAAATTTTGTGTCGTTCGCCTGAAATATTTGCTTCAAATGTGGATAACACTCTCAAGAAGAAAATTGACTTTCTTATCAACTTTGGTGTTTCTAAACACCATCTTCCTCGCATCATTAGGAAGTATCCAGAACTTCTATTGTTGGACCTAAATTGTACATTGCTCCCTAG GATTAACTACTTATTGGAGATGGGTTTGTCTAAGAAAGATCTGTGCTCAATGATCTCTAGGTTTTCCCCACTTCTAGGTTACAGTATAGAACTTGTTATGAAACCAAAGCTTGAGTTTCTGCTAAGAACCATGAAGAAACCACTTAAAGCAGTTGTAGAATACCCAAGGTACTTCAGTTATTCACTTGAGGGGAAGATCAAACCGCGTTTTTGGCTATTGCAGAGTAGAAACATAGACTGCACTCTGACAGAGATGTTAGCAAAGAACGATGAACTCTTTGCTGAAGAGTACTTGGAACTTGGAGGATTGCTCGAGAAACCTGTACAATCAAGCATAGGTGGTTAA